The Juglans regia cultivar Chandler chromosome 10, Walnut 2.0, whole genome shotgun sequence genome includes the window ttttttctacaggCTTTCCGTTGTTTTTCATAGAGAATTGAGTGGCGCAGTGGAAGGGCTGGGTATAATTTTGGTCTTCAAGCTTTTGataaggagagagggagagagagagaggggtagtgatttttactatttactattccTTTAATAATCTTTAAAGGTTgtactatctatttattatttatttttttttttaatttctttatctgCATATCAGGGCTCCAGGTGCTATGTGCAATGGGGCATAGTGCCTTCACTACAAGGAATAAACTCATTTCCGGCGACGTCATTCACCgcaaataaatgaatatatcgCCGCAATAAAGTATTTCCGGCTACCTCATCTTGCCCCAAAGTCGCCGCTGTTAATCAGCCAAGTAAGACGTTTTGTGCCGAGGTGGAGGACGGACAGAAATGCTTTCCATTTCCGGCGAGTATAGATCGCCggaaataaacatatatatcgCCAGTAAAGATATTTTTAGCATAGTTGTGACGTCTATTCCGGCGACTAAAAACCGCGGAAATATAATATTTGCTGCGAATTTAAATTCGCCGCAAATGTTTCATTCTTGTCGATGATAACGTGAGTTGATTATTTTTGGCGATGACatagtcgccgcaaatagtcCTTACTCGCTGCATTTATTTTCGGCGAGTTACATTCGCcggaaatatgttttttttttttttaaaatccaattctgtttgcttgtattttgtcttcctgttattttcctgatatttgtaatttcataacaaataattgcttgttaataaattagaaatcctaaatttggataaatttatatttgattgcacatataaattatatgtcaacatcattcaaataacctcaacatacatatttaaaattcaccaagatttaagtgtaCATTTTACATAATACCATCCAACATATCACAatggaatataaatttacaagtaTTTTTCGTTCAAACTATAAATGTCTAGCAGCAAGTTGCCTTCATGAATGCGCCAGCTTCTTCATTGCAagtgtttttctttctaatcaCCATATTCCAACAAGTATGGGAAGAGCTGAATTTGATTCACCGATTTGACTTCAAGTGTTTCAAAACAACTGTAAAGAAATGCAATATATTTCTgcaaaaacataatattcaaGGCCCAAGTTACAAGGCATTCAATTAATAAAAGATAGCAtctcttatttttcctttgcatctctaactaaaatatatatatattgtatatattatgtacatatatagAACACGTAAAAACTCTCTGACAATTAATACAAGGGTCTCACCTGAAATTGGGACTACCTTTTACATGATTCAGAAGACTAACGAGTCCATTTCAGAAAGTCTCTACATACGCTAGCTCTTTAGTCTGGTATAAAACTAGCTTCCAAAATCACTGTACCCAATGTGAGAAAAATCCAACACATGGCAATTTGATCCTGCCAAACAAAGTACGCaccaaaaagaacaaattatATAGGTGAAAAGCCATATGCacttaagattttttatatgagaaatacaTAATTTGCATTTATTGGaactaataaatattaagtCCGCTGCACTCACCCAAGGTGATTTCCTCTATGATATCTCGCATTCAACAACTTCatttaccaaacaaaaaaaaaaattagaataatgatGAAACAAGTTATTTATTCTTAGTCATATAGATGTTGAAAGATACATAAAAAGCAACAATGTCAGAacaagaataaatgaaaatttgcaAGTCAGTCAggtactaataatattattaaaaggcTATGTATATACTGATAACTTACCTTGCTATAGCAATTTCATTGTAAATTGATGACCAAGAACTTCCAATGTGCATGTTGGTGGCAAAAGCAACGTACATCTCCAGACAAAAGCTACAAAatatcttcaaaccaaaaaatatactACCTACCCCACACCAGTAATTGATGTACAAAAGAGGAGGTTCTGGAGATATGGGAGACATTTtgttgttatattattttaactttcatctcctTACCAAAATTGACAAAAAATTGTTACCCTCAAATTTAGTAACTGGCTATGCAGGTCCCTGAGTCTCTTTATGAGACTCTCCCTGGGTCTGCCTCTCTAACTCATATCTCTCCAAAAACTTGTCGTACTTGTCTTGTTTCTCCATTAATAACATGACATTCGCTCGTAAGTCATCATGTAAAGTCTTATAATGTGCAGTTTCTTTCTCACTTCTTTCTGCACGTTCAGTTAATTCTACTATTCGAGCATTAGTTGATTGTCTAGATGACTCGGGAATAACCATCTCGCCAAGACCCCGTACATACCCTGGCCTGTGGCCCAAAACTTCCTTAAATATTGTTGCAGCAGCCTCCTTAGTTTGCTTCTCAGGCTCCAGCTCTGCCATTTTTGCTGCCATCTCATTCTATCAACCATTGGAAAACATCACACAAGTTAATTGCTCGTAATATgtacttagcactaaaaatatAGACATCAGTTTATCTCAAACATCATGagattttacttaattaacacTCACATATTTCTCTTCCGTCATGGGAGTCAcaaatttgtcatttttctttgaCCACCTGACTTCTTTAAAGAAATCAACCAAATTCTCCTCATTCccagactgcaaataaaataaattacacacTAACTTAGATTGAATATATGAACACCATTATGAAGCACAAATTAAAAGAGTACAAATAGCTAGCATTAAGAATGAAACTCAAATCTGCAAGATAAAACTCTCATTCAAACTATCAAATAAATTGTTGGGATTAGACTTACAACGTACAAACAATAACGATTGTTGAgtgttttttctgttttttcatAACTAAATGTGCAAGTAATTATATTAGTCATTAATATATAGAGAACTCAAAGGAAATACACAACTTTGAAGAAGCCTAACATATCACGCAACACAAAGAAgtaataatgttacatatagtcggTGTGCATCTTGCAACCAAAATGGAGACTTACCCTCATCTCCATTAGCCGCACAAATGACCTTCGTCCAGCTGTGTGATTGTTTTGTTGCTTCTCCCTATTACTTTTATTTCGTTCAGACATCCGCTGCAATCACATAGGACATGATATACATCCATTGAATGTAGAGGTGTCAAAAGGATTATATGACTAAAAACAGAAGTAGATATAGTTGACTATTTTAACAAAAACTAACCGTTCTAACTAACATTTAATACAGGTGACTATTTTACCAAACAATTCCACAGCATGTTAATTAAGTATACGACTGCCAACTTACCTTAAAGTCATCGCTTGAATATCGAGCACATAACTTTACCCAAGTGGCTGGTGTCACCGACGGTGGCACATTCGCAAGTGCTTCTTCATTGCTCTCATATTGCTTGTAAGTTCTATGTAAATCATAGTGAATATGATTAAACCGCTTGCGTAGTGTCTTCGTAACCGTATCACGATGGTTCTTCTTGGTCCAGTCAAGGATGAAGTCAGCCTACAGACAAACATTaagagtattaattataatctcCCAACCCCGAGTTTTACATTGACAATGTTAGGCTTTCATCTactctatttgaacatgtattgCATTCTCCTACTTTTACCTGAATGCGTGTAATTAATTCTTCCTTCTCATTAGCCGGTACATCGTGCCAGCGAGCATGACTCAAGTCCACATGGTGCTTGACCAACCATGTAACCCTTGTAGTAAACAAGGTAGCATTTTCACAACAAGGTGCAGTTTCACCGTCCTTTATCCTCAAGGATATCTTTCCATACTTTCGCACCTTTTCAAACTCTGTGCTCTTTGCAGCTCCTCGCCCACGCTTCTGCGAAGTGGTACTAGGTTGTTTCCAAGAGTGAAAATGTCATCATAgttcaataattaaattaatcaacatgttaaacatataatgtaaaacaatatccaaaatgtaaaacaatataaatataaattagcaTTAATACCAGACGGGTTTGTGCTTAATGACGAATCAGCCACTGGTATGTCATTCGGTTCTGTGCTTGGCTGGCCATTACGTGGATCGGTTAAGTCATATGAGCTTGAGGATGAGTCATCTCTAAGATCCATCGTAGCAATAGGTACTTTATTGCGAACTTCATCATTGATTTGAGATCTCCCCCGACCATAGCTCACACGATGTGATCGACCTCTACCTCTTCCAGTTAGAGGCATTGATGAAGCACGCTATATAAACAAACTtctaaagtaaaatataaataaacaaacttcTATATATGTctatgtgtttgtgtgtgtgtaattCACTGAAACCCTTCATGAGTTTTTGGCTTCAACATTCATGGAAGctcatgcatcatgcatgggtcttgtttaaaatataaaaacctaaTGATCTTGAGCAGATAATAATTATGATCAGTTAGTCATGAAAATCATAATCAGATATTTCTGATCTCAGCGCCAACAATGGGAATTGAAACagtcaaagaaaagaaaaaagatgataaCTTAATTACCATGCATTTCTGTACGTGAGAATTGTAAAACCAATTAATTAGTTGTTTTCaacctacctagctagctagagctaTATCTTGAATTAATACTTGCATGGATTACAAATTAATATCGTGATTGAATCTATATATCTAGTCTGTCTCAAATGTAATGCATCCGCATGAGTACTTTACCATGCAATATATTATGCAAGCTACCGGATATTATAAATGTACGTCTAGTATAgtaaacgaaaagaaaaagg containing:
- the LOC118349735 gene encoding uncharacterized protein LOC118349735; translation: MRSGNEENLVDFFKEVRWSKKNDKFVTPMTEEKYNEMAAKMAELEPEKQTKEAAATIFKEVLGHRPGYVRGLGEMVIPESSRQSTNARIVELTERAERSEKETAHYKTLHDDLRANVMLLMEKQDKYDKFLERYELERQTQGESHKETQGPA